A stretch of Lathyrus oleraceus cultivar Zhongwan6 chromosome 6, CAAS_Psat_ZW6_1.0, whole genome shotgun sequence DNA encodes these proteins:
- the LOC127095707 gene encoding uncharacterized protein LOC127095707 — protein MENNIRQISSQQQRSRRAENERKRRQNMSNEQRENNLSRRRENYRRRKEQEKQAQTSRHINSQSRVPFQNFTNMTFPRSHFQGTHDSEAGPSRITHVNDVALDRNCTSPNQQNITSQSDTDDMDVDEALEDAVISYVNMDARENGALSRRPQESGHAFRAKHNIARNFKNNMMMAKARLPHPFTCRHCNARLFHHESRDTCCNGGKVSFSRVDAPIVLQQLFLDGSAEGKHFRQHIRSYNHVVSFTSIGVHVDEKILASGRGIYTFRAQGAFYHNIGGFYPNEGVRPRFLQLYIYDTDNELHNRMQENPQLHQNVVHKLQKMLHQFNPFVIRFKQLSILPNISECSLILKERPRNHHQYNLPTAEQVAAIIVGCDADSLDYGRDINVIRCDGNLKKVQETKGYYDPLQYPVLFPFGTHGWDINTTNCNGRRVSCRAYYSYMLQIRPNDQSMLLNAGRLLQQYVVDNYVKIESGRLRWIKEHQSDIRSELYQGLHDALHVGETNAENIGKRTILPSSFIGSRRDMTQRYEDGMAIVLNGGKPDIFLTMTCNPSWSEITSELLPFQTPQDRPDLLTRIFRSKFEKLKDDVINKGVLGKVKSYMYVTEFQKRGLPHVHMLLVLESNDKLRDPKDYDSMVRAEIPKLECEPQLHEAVVRHMIHGPCGIINRKSPCMKDGHCKKRYPKQFLDETRQGTDSYPEYRRRFDESVSLGKDRSVDNRWVVPYNPWLLLKYDCHINVEICSSIKSIKYLYKYVYKGPDRVAMEVHKGSYMDEVQQYVDARWICAPEALWKIF, from the exons atggaaaataataTCCGTCAAATATCAAGTCAACAACAGAGGTCAAGAAGGGCCGAAAATGAAAGGAAGAGGAGACAAAATATGAGCAACGAGCAGAGAGAAAACAATTTGTCAAGACGACGTGAAAATTATAGGCGGCGAAAAGAGCAAGAGAAACAAGCTCAAACATCTCGCCATATAAACAGTCAGTCGAGAGTTCCGTTTCAAAATTTTACAAATATGACTTTTCCAAGATCACACTTTCAAGGAACTCATGACAGTGAAGCCGGTCCAAGTAGAATTACACATGTTAATGATGTTGCACTTG ATCGTAATTGTACATCACCTAATCAACAAAACATCACGAGTCAATCCGATACAG ATGATATGGATGTTGATGAAGCTTTAGAGGATGCAGTAATATCATATGTTAACATGGATGCCAGAGAAAATGGTGCATTATCACGTCGTCCTCAAG AATCAGGACATGCTTTTCGAGCAAAGCACAATATTGCTcgaaatttcaaaaataatatGATGATGGCAAAAGCCCGGTTGCCTCATCCATTTACCTGTAGACACTGCAATGCAAGATTGTTTCATCACGAATCACGTGATACGTGTTGTAATGGTGGAAAGGTATCATTCTCACGAGTTGATGCTCCTATAGTATTGCAACAATTATTTTTGGATGGTTCAGCTGAAGGAAAACATTTTAGGCAACATATTCGAAGTTATAACCATGTGGTTTCATTCACTTCAATTGGTGTTCATGTTGATGAGAAAATTCTTGCATCTGGTCGTGGTATATACACGTTTCGTGCTCAAGGTGCTTTTTACCATAACATAGGAGGTTTCTATCCAAATGAGGGTGTCAGACCGCGTTTCTTACAACTATACATCTACGACACCGATAACGAGCTACATAATAGAATGCAGGAAAATCCACAGCTGCACCAAAATGTAGTTCACAAATTACAGAAAATGCTCCATCAGTTTAATCCTTTTGTAATTAGGTTCAAGCAACTTTCAATACTTCCAAATATCAGTGAATGTAGCCTCATACTTAAAGAGCGTCCACGTAATCACCATCAATACAATCTTCCAACTGCTGAACAAGTTGCGGCAATTATTGTTGGATGTGATGCAGATTCTTTGGATTATGGAAGGGATATTAATGTCATTCGTTGTGATGGAAATCTCAAGAAAGTTCAAGAGACAAAGGGATATTATGATCCTTTGCAATACCCTGTATTGTTTCCATTTGGGACGCATGGTTGGGACATCAACACAACAAATTGCAATGGACGAAGAGTGTCATGTCGAGCATATTACAGTTACATGCTTCAA ATTCGCCCAAATGATCAATCAATGTTGTTAAATGCGGGTCGACTGTTGCAACAATATGTTGTAGACAAttatgtcaaaattgaatcagGGAGATTAAGGTGGATTAAAGAGCACCAAAGTGATATACGTTCTGAATTGTACCAAGGTTTACATGATGCTTTGCATGTTGGTGAAACTAATGCAG AGAACATTGGAAAAAGAACAATATTGCCATCATCATTTATTGGCAGTCGTCGAGACATGACACAACGTTATGAAGATGGCATGGCTATTGTTCTTAATGGCGGTAAACCAGATATTTTTCTAACAATGACATGCAATCCTTCTTGGAGTGAGATAACATCAGAACTTTTGCCTTTTCAAACACCACAAGATCGTCCAGATTTGCTAACAAGAATATTTCGTTCGAAATTTGAGAAATTGAAGGATGATGTTATTAATAAAGGAGTCTTGGGTAAAGTTAAAAGCTACATGTATGTCACTGAATTTCAAAAGCGAGGACTGCCGCATGTGCATATGTTATTGGTCTTAGAAAGTAACGATAAGTTGCGTGACCCAAAAGATTATGATAGTATGGTAAGAGCAGAAATACCTAAATTAGAATGTGAACCACAGTTGCATGAAGCTGTTGTAAGACATATGATCCACGGACCTTGCGGCATAATCAACCGAAAGTCTCCATGTATGAAAGACGGACATTGTAAAAAAAGGTATCCCAAACAGTTCTTGGATGAAACACGTCAAGGCACTGACTCATATCCCGAGTATAGGAGAAGGTTTGATGAGTCTGTATCGTTAGGTAAAGATAGGTCTGTCGATAATAGATGGGTGGTTCCTTATAACCCTTGGTTACTGTTAAAGTATGACTGTCACATCAATGTAGAGATTTGCAGTAGCATTAAAAGTATCAAGTATCTATACAAATATGTGTACAAGGGCCCTGATCGTGTGGCTATGGAGGTTCATAAAGGATCATACATGGATGAAGTTCAGCAATATGTTGATGCAAGATGGATTTGTGCTCCCGAGGCACTATGGAAAATATTTTGA
- the LOC127095706 gene encoding ATP-dependent DNA helicase PIF1-like: MVSPSEGDKFYLRLLLSHVIGPTSWEYLLTNNGMTFSTFKRSAEDRGFLETDHSIRDCLVEATSLRMPYALRRLFVTILIFCEPTDVRGLWNEFFTHMVEDYQTANNIVESNLTNMLLKDLNELLNLHGKKIDDYDLPYLRPNTIDRGAVPSIIQEELAIDIPNEDIESIAKLNNDQMIAFNTIMNVIVQKHSGVFFVDGPGGTGKTFLYRTLMASLRSRGEIVLATASSGIAATLLPGGRTAHSRFKIPIDIQPSSICGIEKQKDLANLIRVAAAIIWDEAPMTNKNCLEALDRSLQDICSNSAPFGGKVLIIGGGDFRQVLPVVRKGTKAQMISACIVQSHLWNHTKILHLRQNMRSLHDQEFAEFLIRIGDGVEPTKPDDMVRLPLHIAIPWEGEHSIQVLIQHIFPDLELHGWDAPYMVQRAILTPTNDDVQKLNDMIIDQFPGEEHNLLSFDEVEGDNHNLYQQEFLNSIAQGSLPPHILKIKKGAPLMLLRNLDPRYGLCNGTRLLCRGLFMNMLDVEILTGSNAGKRAFFRKQFPVRLSFAITINKSQGQTIPNVGIYLPRHVFSHGQLYVALSRGVSQTTTRVLTREGKLKGEDGDYTKNVVYKQILLSHPQITDFEDKWNTWKDEQSISSIGKLDNKFFKSQERIDKGMYEELIRIFIREMF; encoded by the exons ATGGTATCACCTTCGGAGGGAGATAAGTTTTACTTGCGACTGTTGTTATCGCATGTCATAGGTCCAACCAGTTGGGAATATCTTCTTACAAATAATGGCATGACTTTCAGTACATTCAAAAGATCAGCCGAGGATAGGGGATTTCTAGAGACTGATCATAGTATTCGTGATTGTTTGGTTGAGGCTACGAGTCTCCGAATGCCATATGCTTTACGAAGGTTGTTCGTGACGATTTTAATATTTTGTGAACCTACTGATGTTAGAGGCCTTTGGAATGAGTTTTTTACACATATGGTAGAGGATTATCAAACAGCTAACAATATTGTGGAATCAAACTTAACTAATATGTTGTTGAAGGACTTGAATGAACTCTTAAACCTGCACGGTAAAAAGATTGATGATTATGATCTCCCATATTTACGCCCTAATACAATAGACAGAGGTGCAGTTCCAAGTATCATACAAGAGGAGTTAGCGATCGATATCCCCAATGAAGATATTGAATCTATTGCTAAGTTAAATAATGATCAAATGATTGCATTCAACACCATTATGAATGTAATTGTTCAAAAACACAGTGGGGTATTTTTTGTTGATGGTCCAGGAGGAACAGGTAAAACATTCCTTTATAGAACATTAATGGCAAGTTTAAGAAGTAGAGGAGAAATTGTCTTAGCAACTGCATCATCTGGTATAGCTGCAACATTGTTACCCGGTGGTAGGACTGCACACTCTCGATTTAAGATACCTATTGATATTCAACCGAGTTCCATTTGTGGTATTGAAAAGCAAAAGGATCTTGCAAATCTCATTAGAGTTGCTGCCGCAATAATTTGGGATGAAGCACCAATGACAAACAAAAATTGTTTGGAAGCCTTAGATCGATCATTACAAGACATTTGTAGCAACAGTGCTCCATTTGGTGGAAAAGTTCTGATCATTGGGGGGGGGGATTTTCGTCAAGTTCTTCCTGTTGTAAGAAAAGGTACTAAGGCACAAATGATTTCAGCGTGTATTGTTCAGTCTCATTTATGGAATCATACCAAGATTTTGCATTTGCGTCAAAATATGCGATCATTGCATGATCAAGAGTTTGCAGAATTTCTTATTCGCATTGGTGATGGTGTCGAACCTACCAAACCAGATGACATGGTGAGGTTACCTTTACATATTGCAATCCCATGGGAAGGTGAACATTCCATACAAGTACTTATCCAACATATTTTTCCTGATCTAGAATTGCATGGTTGGGATGCCCCATATATGGTACAAAGAGCTATTTTGACACCAACAAATGATGATGTCCAGAAATTGAATGATATGATTATCGATCAGTTTCCAGGAGAAGAACATAATTTGTTATCGTTTGACGAGGTTGAAGGAGATAATCATAATTTATACCAGCAAGAATTCTTAAACTCAATTGCACAAGGTAGTTTGCCACCTCATATTCTAAAGATAAAAAAGGGTGCACCATTGATGTTGTTACGAAATCTAGATCCTAGATATGGATTGTGTAATGGGACCCGGTTATTATGTCGTGGTTTATTTATGAATATGTTGGATGTGGAAATCCTGACAGGAAGCAACGCAGGAAAACGTGCTTTTTT tagaAAGCAGTTCCCTGTGCGACTAAGTTTTGCAATTACAATAAATAAATCACAAGGACAAACCATTCCAAATGTTGGAATATATCTTCCACGACATGTTTTTAGTCATGGACAGTTATATGTGGCTTTATCCAGGGGTGTTTCACAGACTACAACAAGAGTTTTAACCAGGGAAGGAAAATTGAAAGGAGAAGATGGTGACTACACAAAAAATGTAGTCTACAAACAAATTCTTTTATCGCATCCGCAG ATAACAGACTTTGAAGATAAATGGAACACGTGGAAGGATGAACAAAGTATTTCATCCATCGGCAAACTCGACAATAAG ttttttaaatctcaagagCGCATTGATAAAGGGATGTACGAAGAATTGATTCGAATCTTTATAAG GGAGATGTTTTGA
- the LOC127095705 gene encoding uncharacterized protein LOC127095705, with the protein MENNIRQISSQQQRSRRAENERKRRQNMSNEQRENNLSRRRENYRRRKEQEKQAQTSRHINSQSRVPFQNFTNMTFPRSHFQGTHDSEAGPSRITHVNDVALDRNCTSPNQQNITSQSDTDDMDVDEALEDAVISYVNMDARENGALSRRPQEILASGRGIYTFRAQGAFYHNIGGFYPNEGVRPRFLQLYIYDTDNELHNRMQENPQLHQNVVHKLQKMLHQFNPFVIRFKQLSILPNISECSLILKERPRNHHQYNLPTAEQVAAIIVGCDADSLDYGRDINVIRCDGNLKKVQETKGYYDPLQYPVLFPFGTLGWDINTTNCNGRRVSCRAYYSYMLQIRPNDQSMLLNAGRLLQQYVVDNYVKIESGRLRWIKEHQSDIRSELYQGLHDALHVGETNAENIGKRTILPSSFIGSRRDMTQRYEDGMAIVLNGGKPDIFLTMTCNPSWSEITSELLPFQTPQDRPDLLTRIFRSKFEKLKDDVINKGVLGKVKSYMYVTEFQKRGLPHVHMLLVLESNDKLRDPKDYDSMVRAEIPKLECEPQLHEAVVRHMIHRPCGIINRKSPCMKDGHCKKRYPKQFLDETRQGTDSYPEYRRRFDESVSLGKDRSVDNRWVVPYNPWLLLKYDCHINVEICSSIKSIKYLYKYVYKGPDRVAMEVHKGSYMDEVQQYVDARWICAPEALWKIFDSLFTDYILRLKDCRSTCRTAIKCAFMIISKLQMC; encoded by the exons atggaaaataataTCCGTCAAATATCAAGTCAACAACAGAGGTCAAGAAGGGCCGAAAATGAAAGGAAGAGGAGACAAAATATGAGCAACGAGCAGAGAGAAAACAATTTGTCAAGACGACGTGAAAATTATAGGCGGCGAAAAGAGCAAGAGAAACAAGCTCAAACATCTCGCCATATAAACAGTCAGTCGAGAGTTCCGTTTCAAAATTTTACAAATATGACTTTTCCAAGATCACACTTTCAAGGAACTCATGACAGTGAAGCCGGTCCAAGTAGAATTACACATGTTAATGATGTTGCACTTG ATCGTAATTGTACATCACCTAATCAACAAAACATCACGAGTCAATCCGATACAG ATGATATGGATGTTGATGAAGCTTTAGAGGATGCAGTAATATCATATGTTAACATGGATGCCAGAGAAAATGGTGCATTATCACGTCGTCCTCAAG AAATTCTTGCATCTGGTCGTGGTATATACACGTTTCGTGCTCAAGGTGCTTTTTACCATAACATAGGAGGTTTCTATCCAAATGAGGGTGTCAGACCGCGTTTCTTACAACTATACATCTACGACACCGATAACGAGCTACATAATAGAATGCAGGAAAATCCACAGCTGCACCAAAATGTAGTTCACAAATTACAGAAAATGCTCCATCAGTTTAATCCTTTTGTAATTAGGTTCAAGCAACTTTCAATACTTCCAAATATCAGTGAATGTAGCCTCATACTTAAAGAGCGTCCACGTAATCACCATCAATACAATCTTCCAACTGCTGAACAAGTTGCGGCAATTATTGTTGGATGTGATGCAGATTCTTTGGATTATGGAAGGGATATTAATGTCATTCGTTGTGATGGAAATCTCAAGAAAGTTCAAGAGACAAAGGGATATTATGATCCTTTGCAATACCCTGTATTGTTTCCATTTGGGACGCTTGGTTGGGACATCAACACAACAAATTGCAATGGACGAAGAGTGTCATGTCGAGCATATTACAGTTACATGCTTCAA ATTCGCCCAAATGATCAATCAATGTTGTTAAATGCGGGTCGACTGTTGCAACAATATGTTGTAGACAAttatgtcaaaattgaatcagGGAGATTAAGGTGGATTAAAGAGCACCAAAGTGATATACGTTCTGAATTGTACCAAGGTTTACATGATGCTTTGCATGTTGGTGAAACTAATGCAG AGAACATTGGAAAAAGAACAATATTGCCATCATCATTTATTGGCAGTCGTCGAGACATGACACAACGTTATGAAGATGGCATGGCTATTGTTCTTAATGGCGGTAAACCAGATATTTTTCTAACAATGACATGCAATCCTTCTTGGAGTGAGATAACATCAGAACTTTTGCCTTTTCAAACACCACAAGATCGTCCAGATTTGCTAACAAGAATATTTCGTTCGAAATTTGAGAAATTGAAGGATGATGTTATTAATAAAGGAGTCTTGGGTAAAGTTAAAAGCTACATGTATGTCACTGAATTTCAAAAGCGAGGACTGCCGCATGTGCATATGTTATTGGTCTTAGAAAGTAACGATAAGTTGCGTGACCCAAAAGATTATGATAGTATGGTAAGAGCAGAAATACCTAAATTAGAATGTGAACCACAGTTGCATGAAGCTGTTGTAAGACATATGATCCACAGACCTTGCGGCATAATCAACCGAAAGTCTCCATGTATGAAAGACGGACATTGTAAAAAAAGGTATCCCAAACAGTTCTTGGATGAAACACGTCAAGGCACTGACTCATATCCCGAGTATAGGAGAAGGTTTGATGAGTCTGTATCGTTAGGTAAAGATAGGTCTGTCGATAATAGATGGGTGGTTCCTTATAACCCTTGGTTACTGTTAAAGTATGACTGTCACATCAATGTAGAGATTTGCAGTAGCATTAAAAGTATCAAGTATCTATACAAATATGTGTACAAGGGCCCTGATCGTGTGGCTATGGAGGTTCATAAAGGATCATACATGGATGAAGTTCAGCAATATGTTGATGCAAGATGGATTTGTGCTCCCGAGGCATTATGGAAAATATTTGATTCACTCTTTACCGATTATATCCTTCGGTTGAAAGATTGCAGATCCACTTGCCGAACCGCCATCAAGTGCGCTTTTATGATCATCAGCAAATTGCAGATGTGTTAA